The Desulfovibrio fairfieldensis sequence GATTTCAGCCTGGAGCACTTTGCCCTGCATGTCCACCTTGACCCGGACCACGCAACTCAGATTGACCCTCCCGGCCGAGGCAAAGCCCCAGTTGGGACGCACGGCCAGCATGACCTGTTCCGCATATGCGTTAAACAAAAGATTCTCGTCCGGCCCGTCGCTGCCGCTGTTATCCTGCTGCCGGGCCTGAACCGGAACCACTGTGACCAGCAGGGTCATGAGCAGAACCAAAAGACTCGCGCGCGGAAGGAATAGCATCCGTTCTTCTCCCGGGTAGACCCTGCTCAGCGCCCCATGAGCTCATCGAAGGTGAATACCAGGTCCAGGTCCGAGTATTCAGCCGAGGGCGGCGGCGGGAATTCCCCGGCCTGGCCGGTGCGCACCACCGCGTTGACCGCCGAGGCGTCGTACTGCGAGTTGCCGGAACTCTGGCTGATTTCAGCCTGGAGCACTTTGCCCTGCATGTCCACCTTGACCCGGACCACGCAGCTCAGATTGACCCGCCCGGCCGAGGCGAAACCCCAGTTGGGACGCACGGCCAACATGACCTGGCCCATATAGACATCGCCCAGACCGCCCCCGCCGGGGCCGTCGCCTTCGCCGCCGCCGCCACCGCGATTGCCCCCGGCCTTGCGCTGGGCCTGGGCCAGGGCCTGCTCAATGGCGTTGCCCCGGTCGCCCGAGTCGGCGCGGGAACTGGCCTTGCGGGCCTTCTGCAATGCGGCGGCAATGGGATCTTCCCTGGCTTTGCCGTCTTTCTTGGACTTTTCGTCTTTTTTAGGCTTGTCGGCCTTCTTGGGCTCTTCCCTTTTTTCCTGCTTCTTGGGTTCTTCCCTGGGCGCTTCTTCCTTCTTGGGCAGGTCTTTCTTTTTCTGGGCTACCGGGGTGGCCTCTTCCTTGGCCGGTATCGGCTTGGGAGGCTCCTTCACGGGCTCGGGCCGTTTGACCGGCGCGGCCTCCTTGGGCGGCGCGGGCACGGGCGCGGGTTCCTTGACCTCTTCCCGCGCGGGCGCGGCGATTTCATTCTTGGGCGCGGGCGGGGTGGGGGCCTGGGGGCCGTCCCCCGGTTCGCCCATATGTCCCAGAATGGGCGAGGGCGTCCGGTTGCCGCCGGGCGCGCCTTCCACCAGGCTGATCATCACCGGCGGCGTGTCCAGCCGCACCGGCGGATGGCTGGGCCAGAACCAGATCAGCAGAAAGGCCGCCAGATGCAGGCAGAAGGAAAGAACGTAGGAGGCCAGGCGCATGCGAACCTACTTCCGGGTTCCGGCGGCAGCGGGTTTCGCGCCGCCGGGGGCCGCGCCCTCGGGCTGTTCGGCCATCACGCCCAGCTTTTCAATGCCCACGGCCTTGATATGCCCCATGACTTCCACCACGATGCCGTAGGGCACTTCCTTGTCGGCCTGCAAAAAGAGGCTCTTGTTCTTTTCCTTGACCAGGCGCTGGAGGTAGCCCTCCAGGT is a genomic window containing:
- a CDS encoding energy transducer TonB, with the translated sequence MLFLPRASLLVLLMTLLVTVVPVQARQQDNSGSDGPDENLLFNAYAEQVMLAVRPNWGFASAGRVNLSCVVRVKVDMQGKVLQAEISQSSGNSQFDASARNAVKRTDSDGPFPPPPSAEYTDLDLVFTSDELMGR
- a CDS encoding cell envelope integrity protein TolA, whose amino-acid sequence is MRLASYVLSFCLHLAAFLLIWFWPSHPPVRLDTPPVMISLVEGAPGGNRTPSPILGHMGEPGDGPQAPTPPAPKNEIAAPAREEVKEPAPVPAPPKEAAPVKRPEPVKEPPKPIPAKEEATPVAQKKKDLPKKEEAPREEPKKQEKREEPKKADKPKKDEKSKKDGKAREDPIAAALQKARKASSRADSGDRGNAIEQALAQAQRKAGGNRGGGGGEGDGPGGGGLGDVYMGQVMLAVRPNWGFASAGRVNLSCVVRVKVDMQGKVLQAEISQSSGNSQYDASAVNAVVRTGQAGEFPPPPSAEYSDLDLVFTFDELMGR